The DNA segment TAATCATCCAGGATTTCCTAGATATTTTGAGGATGGCACTTTTAAAAACATTCCCTATTATACAATGGAATATATTAATGGAAAAAATTTTGAACAGCTTATTTTTCATGAAGGTAAGAAATTCACTGAAACAGAAGCTTTTAAGTTTGCAGATGAATTACTACAGTACATCGAATTCTTGCATAGCCATAACATCATTCATAGAGACATTCGCATTCCGAATGTAATTTTTGATGGAACGAGGATTCGCCTGATAGATTTAGGATTAGGAAGGTATCTTAAACCGAGAGATGGAGATCTACAAAAAATAGAAGATGTAAGAAAGCAAATTAACTACCAAGCAGATTTTTACGGACTTGGCCATTTTCTTTTGTTTCTCCTTTATTCGAACTTTACTTTCCAAGATGACAGGAAGGAAAGAAGCTGGGAAGAAGAACTAGATATTACAGTAGAAGCCAAACAAATCATTAGAAGGCTCTTGCAGATAGAATCCGCGTATGATCAATGCGCACAAATAAGAGCTGATATAAAAAATTTCACTTAATTTAGGAGGAGAATTTTATGTCTTTCTTTGACAAAGTATTTGCTAGCGTAGGTATTGGTGCTGCATCAGTGGACACAAAACTAGAAAAAGACACTTATATGCCTGGAGAAACCGTACAAGGGGTTGTTGAAATTAAGGGTGGAAAAGTTGAACAGCAAATTGATGAGATTTATCTTTCACTCAATACAACTTACTTAAAAGAGTCAGATGATCGAAAATATAACATAACTGCTACCATCGACCGATTTCGTCTAACTACACCTTTCACAATCAGGTCCAACGAAAGAAAAGAAATTCCGTTTACCTTCCAGTTGCCGTATGATACACCATTATCTATTGGCAAGTCAAAAGTGTGGGTAACAACAGGACTGGAAATAAAAGGTGGGGTGGACCCAAGTGATAAGGATTATTTAAAAGTAATTCCTAATCAATTAATGACTGCTGTTTTTAACGCCGTAGATAATTTAGGCTTTAGAATTAGAGAAGCGGACTGTGAAGAAGCACCACGACGCTTACGCGGCAGGTTACCCTTCGTTCAAGAATTTGAATTTGTCCCAACATCAGGTCTATTTCGTGGTAAATTAGATGAGTTAGAAGTGGTGTTTTTATCTTCAGGTAATGGCACACTAGATTTGATGTTCCAAGTGGATCGACGTGCAAAGGGACTTTCAGGATTATTCTCAGAAGCGATGGGAATGGATGAAACGAACGTAAGATTAACTGTATCTAACGCAGATATTCCTAATTTACAACAAAAAATCCAGAGTGTAATACAAAGATACTCATAATAAATAAAAAAATGGGTTATCGACAAAAAAAGTTAGTATTCTACAGAGGGTTCGACAAGGTCTACATCTAATTATTAGAATAGAAAATAAATTCTAATAATTGGAGGTACAAGATGATCAGAGTATTAACGAGAAAGCCCTGTATCAAATATGATGTGACAATCTTTCAAACTCCAAAGTACCGTGAAAATAAAGGCTATAAACAGGTCTATAGAACGACCATTCCTGCTGCCGGCCGTGAACAATGCTTGGAAGAAACCTTTAGCCGCTTTAATGTGACTGACAGAATACCTTCAAATTATAAAGGGAGATTTCTCTCAACCGGTGACATTATATTAATAGATGAGGGACGTGGCGGTCAGCACTATTATCAGTTACAAACTGGAGGATGGACCCCAATTAATAGAATAATGATACGTTAAAAACCTAAGGGAACAGCCTTAGGTTTATTTTTATATTATCGCTTTCTTCCACCATCTGCGCGGTTCTCTTTTGCATGCGCTTCGTGCTCTGCCACAATAGCCTCGGCTGGAATATGATTATTTTTCTTTTGACCATTTATGCGACTTCTATGTTTTTTTCCCATTATCATACCTCCTTTTACATCTAAAGATAGCTTCCCACAAATCAGAAAAAACATAACTATTTCTCAGAAGTGTTTTTCAATAAAAACGGTTTATGATATATTGTCTATGGTACGGAGTGAAACGTACTTATTTTGATTGGAGGTTAAATTTAATGAGTGTACATATTGGTGCAAAAGAAAATGAAATTGCAGAAACGGTCTTGTTGCCCGGGGATCCGCTGAGAGCGAAATATATTGCAGAAACCTTTTTAGAGGATGCTAAATGTTATAACGAAGTTAGAAATATGTTTGGTTACACAGGAACCTACAAAGGGAAAAGGATTTCAGTTCAAGGAACTGGGATGGGTGTTCCATCTATTTCTATTTATGTTAATGAGCTTATGCAAAGCTATAATGTGCAGAACTTAATAAGAGTTGGTACGTGCGGGGCGATCCAAAAGGATGTAAAAGTACGTGATGTTATCCTTGCTATGACAAGTTCTACAGACTCGAACATGAATCGTCTAACTTTTGGACATGTTGATTTTGCACCTTGTGCCGATTTTGACTTACTTAAAAAGGCGTATGATGCAGGAGTCGAAAAGGGACTTAATTTAAAAGTTGGGAATATCTTTACTGCAGATTCATTCTATAATGATAATGCAGAACTTGAAAAATGGGCCAAGTATCAGATTTTGGCCATTGAAATGGAAACAACAGCATTATATACATTAGCAGCCAAATTTAATCGTAAAGCTCTTTCTGTTCTAACTGTTAGCGATCATATTCTAACAGGAGAAGAGACTACAGCAGAAGAAAGACAATTAACTTTTAATGATATGATTGAGGTAGCCTTAGAGGCTGCCACTAAGTAATAAAGAATACAATGCCTCTTCCAAATAGGAAGAGGTATTTTCTTTTATAAAAAGGAACTTAGGTCCCTGATGGAGAATTAAAATGTAGGTTGTGTTAAAGAATATTGTTGATTTTTACACCCTGTTGATTGGAGCGGAAGGCACGAAGACTCCTGTGGGAGTATGGTTCAGGGGAGACCCCGCAGGCGCATGCGCCGAGGAGGCTCGCCGAAACACCCACGAACCGCTCGTGCCTGGAGCGGAAATCAACAGACCAGTTTAACAGAGATAAAATGTAAAATAAAAAAGGCAAATATGTGACTAATTAAATGATTATATTGATATAAATAGGGTGCAGGGGTATAGTACAAATGAGGTGAACGAAATGAAAGAGCAACTCAAAGTTGATATTACGGGAATGACATGTGCAGCCTGTTCAGCCAGGATTGAAAAGGTTTTAAATAAGGTAAATGGTGTTGAAGCAAATGTCAACTTGGCTTTGGAAACCGCATCCATTTCATATGATAAAGATTTAGTTTCAAGTAATGAAATCATTACGAAAATTGAAAACCTTGGATATGGTGCTCGTTTAGAAGAGGATCAAAGAGAAACAAAACAGCAATATAAAGAAGAGGAGATAAAGCATAAGAAACGCATGTTTTCCCTTTCTGTGCTCTTGTCTTTGCCACTTTTGTACACTATGCTTGCCCATATGCCAATGGATATTGGCTTCCCAATGCCTGAAGTGATGATGAATCCGTGGTTTCAATTGTTGTTAGCCACACCTGTGCAATTTTATATTGGTGGACCTTTTTATATGGGTGCTTATAAAGCACTTAAAAATAAGAGTGCAAACATGGATGTTCTTGTAGCTTTAGGTACATCCGCAGCCTATTTCTACAGTCTTGCAGAAGGCATTAAAACCATTAGCAATCCTGTTTATATGCCGCATCTATATTTTGAAACAAGTGCTGTTCTTATTACTTTAATTTTACTAGGAAAATTATTTGAAACTTTAGCAAAAGGGAGAACAACTATCGCCATTTCTAAATTACTAAGTCTTCAAGCAAAGGAAGCAACTGTCATAAGAGATGGTAAGGAATTTCAAATCCCAATAAAAGAAGTGCAGGTATCAGATCGATTACTAGTGAAGCCAGGAGAAAAAATTCCAGTAGATGGACAAGTTTTATTAGGGCAATCCTCCGTCGATGAATCCATGATTACAGGCGAATCGATCCCAGTGGAGAAATCAGTGGGGGATCATTTAATAGGTTCGACTATTAATAAAAATGGAACGATAACAATGAAAGCAACAAAGGTGGGAAAAGACACAGCTCTTGCGGGAATTATAAAGATTGTAGAAGAAGCTCAAGGATCGAAAGCACCCATTCAACGAATTGCTGATATCATTTCTGGCTACTTTGTACCCGTTGTTGTTTGTATTTCATTCGTTACTTTCTTGATTTGGTATTTTATAGTGAATCCCGGTGATTTTCCAACCTCTTTGGAAACGGCTATCGCTGTTCTTGTGATCGCCTGTCCATGTGCTCTAGGGCTGGCAACCCCCACATCTATAATGGTGGGAACAGGAAAAGGTGCAGAGATGGGCATCCTTTTCAAGGGTGGAGAGCATTTAGAAATTGCGCATAGGATAAACGCCATAGTCCTTGATAAAACGGGAACGATAACAAAAGGTCAACCAGTTGTTACTGATTTCATCGCATATAAAGAGGAGAAAAAGGTCCTTCAATATTTAGTCTCTGCTGAGAAATCATCAGAACATCCGCTTGCTGAAGCTATTGTTAAATATGGTATGGAAAGACGATCCAGTACTCTCCCGGTCAAACGCTTTAAGGCTATTCCAGGTTATGGAATTGAGGCGAAAATAGGCGATGATGAAATATATGTGGGAACTCGGAAGCTAATGGATTTAAAAGGTATTTCTTATACAGAGAAAGAAAAAGAATTACTTCAATTTGAAACCGAAGGTAAGACAGCGATGTACATTGCAATTAATTCAACCATCATGGGACTTGTTGCAGTTGCTGATACAGTAAAAGAGACAGCTATGCTGGCAGTTACTCAACTATGCGAATTAGGCATCGAAGTTTATATGCTTACAGGGGATAATGAACGGACAGCAAAAGCCATTGCTTCTCAGGTGGGAATTACGAATGTTATTGCTGAGGTTCTCCCGGAAGAAAAGGCAAATCATATAAAAGAACTTCAGCATAAAGGAATGAAGGTTGCAATGGTAGGGGATGGAATAAATGATGCACCCGCTCTTGCAGTTGCTGATATCGGTATTGCCATAGGTTCAGGTACAGATGTCGCTATTGAAGCAGCAGATATCACCATTCTAGGTGGAGAACTGTCATTGATTCCTAAAGCTATATCTTTAAGTAAAAAAACAATGAAAAACATTCGTCAAAACTTATTTTGGGCTTTGATCTACAACTCTGCAGGCATTCCAATCGCTGCTCTAGGATTATTAGCCCCGTGGGTAGCTGGAGCGGCAATGGCATTTAGTTCTGTATCTGTCGTGACTAACTCACTTCGTTTGAAACGAGTCAAGATTTAAAAAAATTGATGAATTTTTGAAGAGGCTGACCAATCAGCCTCTTTTATTGTATCTGAAATTTCTCTATTATTTATTTCTTATTAATTTCATTAACTTTTCTTTGTTAATTTTAATAAAAAGATGTTATTCTAATCACTAAGGGTTTGCTTTTTGCTTAAGACAATTGTTAAGACTAGCTAGTACATATCTTATTTTTATGGTAAATGAAAGTGGTGAAAGCTTTGGAAGGTAAGAACGTTGAGCAAGAAAAGCTTGAAGGAGAGAAAGTTGAACAGGAGCAAGTGACTGAGAACAGATCCGGTTATATCCGATTAAAGAAGTTTCACTTTATTATGCTGTTATTTTTAATGGTGTTTTTATCAGCTGGAATTACAACAATTGCCTTTGCATTTGGTAAAGAAAAAGTGGTAACAGTTGGAGCAGAAAGAACAGAATTCAATAAACTTTATGAAGCATTTGATACCTTGAAAAATGGTTATTTTAAAGAAGTAGATCAGAAAAAGCTTATTAATGGGGCAATTAATGGAATGGTGGAATCGCTTGATGATCCCTATTCTGATTATATGAGTAATGAGGAAGCAAAAAGCTTTCATAGTAGTATCTCTTCATCTTTTGAAGGAATTGGGGCGGAAATCCAAGAAAAGGATGGACATATTGTTATTGTTTCTCCAATCAAAGGTTCTCCTGCTGAAAAAGCAGGGTTAAAGCCAAATGACATGATTATATCAGTAGATGGAAAAAGCCTTCAGGGAATGAACTCTACTGAGGCAGTTACCTTAATCAGAGGTAAAAAGGGAACGAAGGTAGAATTAACTATCCAACGACCAGGAACAGAAGCTCCTATGACCGTTCCTATTGTTCGTGATACGATACCAATCGAGACTGTCTACGGAGAAATGGTTGATGACTCTATTGCAAAGGTACAAATCACAAGTTTTTCTAGTAACACTTCAAAAGAATTAGTTACTACTTTAAATGATTTACAAAAGAAGGGTATGAAAGGTTTAGTATTAGACCTGCGACAAAACCCTGGTGGATTACTAGATCAGGCAGTAAGTATCACAAGTATGTTTGTTCCTAAAGGGAAAATTATCGTCAAAGAAGAAGATAGAAACGGAAAGATTAAGGAAATTGGTTCTCAGAATCAAGGTAATCCTGACTTACCGTTAGTTGTATTGATTGATAAGGGTAGTGCCAGTGCCTCTGAAATTTTTGCTGCTGCTGTAAAGGAATCAGCAGGAATCCCGCTTATAGGTGAGAAATCCTTTGGTAAAGGTACTGTACAAACGGCAGAAGATTTTAAAGATGGTTCTAACCTAAAATATACAATCGCTAAATGGTTAACACCAAATGGCAACTGGATTCACAAAAAGGGAATTGAGCCAGATATTGCAGTAGCCCTTCCTGAATTTGCGACATTACCGATTATTGATCCAGAAAAAGAGCTGGCCATTTCTAACTCTTCAACAGAAATTCAAACAGCACAGAAGATGTTAAAAGCGATTGGCTATGATCCGGGTCGTGAAGATGGTTTCTTTGATGAAAAAACAAAACAGGCTGTCATTGCATTACAAACGGCACAAAAGCTTCCTGCAAATGGAGTATTAAAAGGTGAATCGACCTTGAAATTGATGGAGCTATTACGAGAAAAAATTAAAACAAGTGATACACAAATGCAAAAGGCTGTTGAGGTTTTAAAAGGAAGAATGAAATAAAAATAAGATAAACTCGGCTCATACAAGAGCCGGGTTTATTTTTTTGGCTATGTTAAAGAACAGTGTTGATTTTTATTCCCTGTTGATTGGAGCGGAAGGCTCGAAGACTCCTGTGGGAGTACGGTTCAGGGGAGACCCCGCAGGCGCAAGCGCCGAGGAGGCTCGCCGAAACGCCCACGGAAAGCGAAGAGCCTGGAGCGGAAATCAACAGACAATTTTAACAAAGCCATTTTTTAAAATGAAAAGAATTTATTGTGTATATTTATTAACCATCTTTCCGAGAATGGACAATAAATAAATGGGATGGGTGGTTAAGTAACTTGAGAAAGCTTTGTATTGCTGTTATTGTATTTTCATTTTTAGGCTTTGGTCCCTTGAAATCATTTTTTCAAAATGATGAAAAAACAGATGGTAATCAAATTGGTGAAGATTCGTTTATGCAAAAATTGAAAGAGACAACCCAATTTCTTCCCTTAAGTGGAGAAAACTCAAAAGTAGAAACATTTTTAATAACGGAAAATGAGATTAATAATAATTCTTCAAGACCGAATCTAGCTATTATTATTAGTCGTGATGCTGCTAACAAAAAATTATCTTATGGAACTGCTCAAATTCCTCCTATTAATGATGAAGGGGACTTTGGCACTCTAAAAGAAACGGTTGAAAAAAATTATCACATACCAATTGACTATTGTTTTATTATTGATTCTTCTGGTGCAGCTAGAATTCTTGATTTACTTGCTCCAAATGGAATTCCGAGTCCACTTGCAACATACCATGATGTGTCAGACCCAGAAGTCCTGAAAGGAAAAGAAATTGTTGA comes from the Neobacillus sp. PS2-9 genome and includes:
- the deoD gene encoding purine-nucleoside phosphorylase, translated to MSVHIGAKENEIAETVLLPGDPLRAKYIAETFLEDAKCYNEVRNMFGYTGTYKGKRISVQGTGMGVPSISIYVNELMQSYNVQNLIRVGTCGAIQKDVKVRDVILAMTSSTDSNMNRLTFGHVDFAPCADFDLLKKAYDAGVEKGLNLKVGNIFTADSFYNDNAELEKWAKYQILAIEMETTALYTLAAKFNRKALSVLTVSDHILTGEETTAEERQLTFNDMIEVALEAATK
- a CDS encoding sporulation protein; this encodes MSFFDKVFASVGIGAASVDTKLEKDTYMPGETVQGVVEIKGGKVEQQIDEIYLSLNTTYLKESDDRKYNITATIDRFRLTTPFTIRSNERKEIPFTFQLPYDTPLSIGKSKVWVTTGLEIKGGVDPSDKDYLKVIPNQLMTAVFNAVDNLGFRIREADCEEAPRRLRGRLPFVQEFEFVPTSGLFRGKLDELEVVFLSSGNGTLDLMFQVDRRAKGLSGLFSEAMGMDETNVRLTVSNADIPNLQQKIQSVIQRYS
- a CDS encoding protein kinase, with amino-acid sequence MLRKFTLFFSKMMEKPLPIDEVIADRYRVVEYLGSGSYGHSYLVFDFLSKQNKVLKSLRYHKRITQSGRKGFELEKELLGSINHPGFPRYFEDGTFKNIPYYTMEYINGKNFEQLIFHEGKKFTETEAFKFADELLQYIEFLHSHNIIHRDIRIPNVIFDGTRIRLIDLGLGRYLKPRDGDLQKIEDVRKQINYQADFYGLGHFLLFLLYSNFTFQDDRKERSWEEELDITVEAKQIIRRLLQIESAYDQCAQIRADIKNFT
- a CDS encoding S41 family peptidase, which produces MKVVKALEGKNVEQEKLEGEKVEQEQVTENRSGYIRLKKFHFIMLLFLMVFLSAGITTIAFAFGKEKVVTVGAERTEFNKLYEAFDTLKNGYFKEVDQKKLINGAINGMVESLDDPYSDYMSNEEAKSFHSSISSSFEGIGAEIQEKDGHIVIVSPIKGSPAEKAGLKPNDMIISVDGKSLQGMNSTEAVTLIRGKKGTKVELTIQRPGTEAPMTVPIVRDTIPIETVYGEMVDDSIAKVQITSFSSNTSKELVTTLNDLQKKGMKGLVLDLRQNPGGLLDQAVSITSMFVPKGKIIVKEEDRNGKIKEIGSQNQGNPDLPLVVLIDKGSASASEIFAAAVKESAGIPLIGEKSFGKGTVQTAEDFKDGSNLKYTIAKWLTPNGNWIHKKGIEPDIAVALPEFATLPIIDPEKELAISNSSTEIQTAQKMLKAIGYDPGREDGFFDEKTKQAVIALQTAQKLPANGVLKGESTLKLMELLREKIKTSDTQMQKAVEVLKGRMK
- a CDS encoding heavy metal translocating P-type ATPase, with translation MKEQLKVDITGMTCAACSARIEKVLNKVNGVEANVNLALETASISYDKDLVSSNEIITKIENLGYGARLEEDQRETKQQYKEEEIKHKKRMFSLSVLLSLPLLYTMLAHMPMDIGFPMPEVMMNPWFQLLLATPVQFYIGGPFYMGAYKALKNKSANMDVLVALGTSAAYFYSLAEGIKTISNPVYMPHLYFETSAVLITLILLGKLFETLAKGRTTIAISKLLSLQAKEATVIRDGKEFQIPIKEVQVSDRLLVKPGEKIPVDGQVLLGQSSVDESMITGESIPVEKSVGDHLIGSTINKNGTITMKATKVGKDTALAGIIKIVEEAQGSKAPIQRIADIISGYFVPVVVCISFVTFLIWYFIVNPGDFPTSLETAIAVLVIACPCALGLATPTSIMVGTGKGAEMGILFKGGEHLEIAHRINAIVLDKTGTITKGQPVVTDFIAYKEEKKVLQYLVSAEKSSEHPLAEAIVKYGMERRSSTLPVKRFKAIPGYGIEAKIGDDEIYVGTRKLMDLKGISYTEKEKELLQFETEGKTAMYIAINSTIMGLVAVADTVKETAMLAVTQLCELGIEVYMLTGDNERTAKAIASQVGITNVIAEVLPEEKANHIKELQHKGMKVAMVGDGINDAPALAVADIGIAIGSGTDVAIEAADITILGGELSLIPKAISLSKKTMKNIRQNLFWALIYNSAGIPIAALGLLAPWVAGAAMAFSSVSVVTNSLRLKRVKI
- a CDS encoding YodL domain-containing protein, whose protein sequence is MIRVLTRKPCIKYDVTIFQTPKYRENKGYKQVYRTTIPAAGREQCLEETFSRFNVTDRIPSNYKGRFLSTGDIILIDEGRGGQHYYQLQTGGWTPINRIMIR